One window of Metopolophium dirhodum isolate CAU chromosome 3, ASM1992520v1, whole genome shotgun sequence genomic DNA carries:
- the LOC132940097 gene encoding zinc finger and BTB domain-containing protein 49 — MSGIKIKRTGKAARESLSSTNRGPTDFTTDEYFNNNHYFSFITILLTIMYRLMEPDITIYVMSSNNRFRAFISHRELLARYSGYFKSLQNCETNKVFFPNINDDTFSIILSYIYTGVLKINNENIHSVLLATHTLHMPQASDMCRKFLVTQDQNIIKPIAQLPSFVDASVIQQPNENRTLKISKESNFKPPIRKENIILDIASCDGPVQFYRVLNENYKGDERRSTLKQSYNCEYCNHSFKSKYCYEKHINRHLNINMIDNKSDKKNNSSIQYYPCRQCGSKFPSYYFVHKHKKYCKINMS, encoded by the coding sequence ATGagtggtattaaaattaaacggaCCGGAAAAGCTGCTAGAGAGAGCCTCTCGTCAACCAATAGGGGTCCCACAGACTTTACCACAGAtgaatattttaacaacaatcATTATTTCAGTTTCATTACGATACTACTAACAATCATGTACCGTTTAATGGAACCTGATATAACTATTTATGTTATGTCTTCAAATAACAGATTTCGTGCTTTTATATCTCATCGAGAACTTCTTGCGCGGTACAGtggttattttaaatcattacaaaATTGTGAaacaaataaagtattttttcctAACATTAATGATGAtactttttcaataatattgtcatacatttatacaggagtgcttaaaataaacaatgaaaatatacaTTCAGTTCTTTTAGCTACACACACTCTTCACATGCCACAAGCATCAGATATGTGTCGAAAATTTTTAGTAACTCaagatcaaaatataataaaaccaattgCACAACTACCATCATTTGTAGATGCATCAGTAATACAGCAGCCAAATGAAAATAGAAcactaaaaatatcaaaagaatCAAATTTCAAGCCACCAATTcgcaaagaaaatataattttggatATAGCAAGTTGTGATGGACCAGTTCAGTTTTATAGAGTTCTTAATGAAAACTATAAAGGGGATGAAAGGAGATCAACACTAAAACAGTCATATAACTGTGAATATTGCAATCATTCATTTAAAAGTAAGTACTGCtatgaaaaacatattaatagacacttaaatataaatatgattgataataaatcggataaaaaaaataattcttcaatTCAATATTACCCATGCAGACAATGTGGATCAAAATTTccaagttattattttgttcataaacataaaaaatattgtaaaataaatatgtcataa